The following coding sequences are from one Rathayibacter sp. SW19 window:
- a CDS encoding DUF1214 domain-containing protein: MATVLDWIAHSGVVQGVIIGATLAFLTAVVVLNSVARSITTTVNGWRSIRRSGQPDNGILVRAACAKALPAVNAFEEAAYWTTTVDESGQTLNGRNEYVLQFPAGQLPPNDAFWSLTVTDSVGYMVSNPMGRSSFNDRSQLTRSSDGSIAIYLQRNAPAGHEENWLPTPAGTFKLMLRAYLPGPAVVDGTYRVPPVVKAQHQGAAA; this comes from the coding sequence ATGGCAACTGTCCTCGACTGGATCGCGCACTCCGGTGTCGTACAAGGTGTGATTATCGGCGCCACGCTGGCATTCTTGACGGCCGTCGTCGTCTTGAACAGCGTGGCCAGGTCGATCACGACAACCGTGAACGGCTGGCGGTCGATCCGACGATCGGGCCAGCCCGACAACGGAATCCTTGTGCGAGCCGCGTGTGCCAAAGCGCTTCCTGCCGTCAACGCGTTCGAAGAGGCCGCCTACTGGACGACCACGGTCGATGAGTCAGGGCAAACCTTGAACGGGAGGAATGAGTACGTTCTACAGTTTCCGGCTGGCCAGTTGCCGCCGAACGACGCCTTCTGGTCTCTCACGGTGACGGATTCAGTCGGGTACATGGTGAGCAATCCGATGGGTCGCTCGAGTTTCAACGACCGTTCGCAGCTCACGCGGAGCTCCGACGGGTCGATCGCCATCTACCTGCAGCGAAACGCTCCTGCCGGGCACGAAGAGAACTGGCTGCCGACTCCGGCCGGCACATTCAAGCTGATGCTGCGTGCCTATCTTCCAGGCCCAGCAGTTGTCGATGGCACGTATCGCGTGCCCCCGGTCGTCAAGGCTCAGCATCAAGGCGCAGCGGCATGA